A portion of the Longimicrobium terrae genome contains these proteins:
- a CDS encoding Ig-like domain-containing protein, whose amino-acid sequence MTRRRVRLAAAALVLALPACATIQAPPGGPEDKAPPQLLATRPDTFAILTSWRGPVVFAFDETLSEAGVDTSVSLSPVRGGASVDQKGGEIRVQPRRGWLPGQIYQVEIAPGISDRFSNSRRDPIRLVFSTGPAIPATAASGVVTERVTGSAARVRVDAVRVTDSLTYTTQTDTSGAFRFAQVPEGEYRVTAYRDANRNNRTDVFEARDTTRFTLVAGSTPTARLAILLPDSTAPRPGSASSTADGAGWIEVRFDDYLDPAQTVTPAQITLIGPDSLPVAVAEARIGPAPTAVRDSAGADSAGGRAQADTARRTTAPRPGAGAGRPARADSVRADTTPAAPLPSQVLSIRPVQPLPANTQFRVRVTGVRNINGLVGGGDIPLRTPRPAPAPAATTPRPAAPAGDSARAPVVGEPSAPQPAAPVPAVPAPAPSTPPRPSSGAPAVVPPRTPSASRSSSSGF is encoded by the coding sequence GTGACGCGACGGCGCGTGCGGCTGGCGGCGGCCGCCCTGGTGCTCGCCCTGCCGGCGTGCGCCACCATCCAGGCGCCCCCGGGCGGGCCGGAAGACAAGGCGCCGCCGCAGCTTCTGGCCACGCGCCCCGACACCTTCGCCATCCTCACCAGCTGGCGCGGGCCCGTCGTGTTCGCCTTTGACGAAACGCTGTCGGAGGCGGGGGTGGATACGTCGGTGTCGCTCAGCCCCGTGCGGGGCGGCGCGTCGGTGGACCAGAAGGGCGGGGAAATCCGCGTGCAGCCCCGGCGCGGATGGCTTCCCGGGCAGATCTACCAGGTAGAGATCGCGCCGGGGATCAGCGACCGCTTCAGCAATTCGCGCCGCGATCCCATCCGCCTGGTGTTCAGCACCGGGCCCGCGATCCCCGCCACGGCCGCCAGCGGCGTGGTGACGGAGCGGGTGACGGGCTCCGCCGCGCGCGTGCGCGTGGACGCCGTCCGCGTGACGGACTCGCTCACGTACACGACGCAGACGGACACGTCGGGCGCGTTCCGTTTCGCGCAGGTGCCGGAGGGCGAGTACCGCGTCACCGCGTACCGCGACGCCAACCGCAACAACCGCACGGACGTCTTCGAGGCGCGCGACACTACGCGCTTCACCCTGGTGGCCGGCTCCACGCCCACCGCGCGTCTGGCGATTCTGCTGCCGGACAGCACCGCGCCGCGCCCGGGCTCGGCCTCGTCCACCGCGGACGGGGCGGGGTGGATCGAGGTGCGCTTTGACGATTACCTGGATCCCGCGCAGACGGTGACGCCCGCGCAGATCACCCTCATCGGCCCGGACAGCCTTCCCGTGGCCGTGGCGGAGGCGCGGATCGGCCCCGCGCCCACGGCGGTGCGCGACAGCGCGGGCGCGGACAGCGCCGGCGGCCGCGCGCAGGCCGACACGGCGCGCCGCACGACGGCTCCGCGGCCGGGCGCCGGCGCGGGCCGCCCCGCGCGCGCCGACTCCGTCCGCGCGGACACCACGCCGGCCGCGCCGCTGCCTTCGCAGGTGCTGTCCATCCGCCCCGTGCAGCCGCTGCCCGCGAATACGCAGTTCCGGGTGCGCGTGACCGGGGTGCGCAACATCAACGGCCTGGTGGGCGGCGGCGACATTCCGCTGCGCACGCCGCGTCCCGCGCCCGCGCCGGCGGCCACCACGCCGCGGCCCGCCGCGCCGGCCGGGGATTCCGCCCGTGCGCCGGTCGTGGGCGAGCCGTCCGCGCCCCAACCGGCTGCACCCGTGCCGGCCGTTCCGGCGCCTGCTCCATCGACACCGCCGCGTCCGTCCTCCGGCGCGCCCGCCGTGGTGCCGCCGAGAACGCCGTCCGCTTCCCGATCATCCTCTTCAGGATTTTGA
- the guaB gene encoding IMP dehydrogenase produces the protein MNGSDALTSRFAGEGLTFDDVLLVPRRSSVLPAQTDVRTRLTSRIDLAIPFMAAAMDTVTESRMAITMAREGGIGIIHKNMSIDRQAEEVDRVKRSESGMIQNPVTIRPDQLLTDLLALMNRFSVSGIPVVEDDGRLVGIITNRDLQFETDRSRPVHEVMRREGLVTAPVGTSLEEAVQILHRHRIEKLPVVDGDGRLQGLITVKDIRKRAQFPNACKDERGRLRVGAAIGASMNDLDRARALVQAGVDVLVVDTAHGHSVGVLDAVARIRDAFPDAQIIGGNVATRDGAAALVERGVDAVKVGVGPGSICTTRVVAGVGVPQLTAVMDAVEGAAGRAPVIADGGIKYSGDVVKALAAGAHAVMMGSMLAGTEESPGESFLLEGRRFKIVRGMGSLGAMSEGSADRYFQDSSADARKFVPEGIEGRVPYKGPAADTIYQLVGGLRSGMGYLGCPDIETLRSEPRFMRITGAGLRESHPHDVTITREAPNYHS, from the coding sequence ATGAACGGATCGGACGCGCTCACCTCCCGCTTTGCGGGCGAGGGGCTGACCTTTGACGACGTGCTGCTGGTGCCGCGCCGCTCCTCCGTGCTGCCCGCGCAGACGGACGTGCGCACCCGCCTTACCTCGCGCATCGACCTCGCGATCCCCTTCATGGCGGCCGCGATGGACACGGTGACCGAAAGCCGCATGGCCATCACCATGGCCCGCGAAGGCGGCATCGGCATCATCCACAAGAACATGAGCATCGACCGGCAGGCCGAAGAGGTGGACCGGGTGAAGCGGTCGGAAAGCGGGATGATTCAGAACCCCGTCACCATCCGCCCCGACCAGCTGCTGACGGACCTGCTGGCGCTGATGAACCGCTTCAGCGTGAGCGGCATTCCGGTGGTGGAGGACGACGGCCGGCTGGTGGGCATCATCACCAACCGCGACCTGCAGTTCGAGACGGACCGCAGCCGCCCCGTGCACGAGGTGATGCGGCGCGAGGGGCTGGTGACGGCGCCCGTCGGAACGTCGCTGGAGGAAGCGGTGCAGATCCTTCACCGCCACCGCATCGAGAAGCTGCCGGTCGTCGACGGAGACGGGCGGCTGCAGGGGCTCATCACCGTCAAGGACATCCGCAAGCGCGCGCAGTTCCCCAACGCGTGCAAGGACGAGCGCGGCCGGCTGCGCGTGGGCGCGGCCATCGGCGCGTCGATGAACGACCTGGACCGTGCCCGCGCGCTGGTGCAGGCCGGCGTGGACGTGCTGGTGGTGGATACGGCGCACGGGCACAGCGTGGGCGTGCTGGACGCTGTGGCCCGCATCCGCGACGCCTTTCCCGACGCGCAGATCATCGGCGGGAACGTGGCGACGCGTGACGGGGCCGCGGCGCTGGTGGAGCGCGGCGTGGACGCGGTGAAGGTGGGCGTCGGGCCCGGCAGCATCTGCACGACGCGCGTGGTGGCCGGCGTGGGCGTGCCGCAGTTGACGGCGGTGATGGACGCGGTGGAGGGCGCGGCGGGACGCGCGCCGGTGATCGCGGACGGCGGCATCAAGTACTCCGGCGACGTGGTCAAGGCGCTGGCGGCCGGCGCGCACGCGGTGATGATGGGGAGCATGCTGGCGGGGACGGAGGAAAGCCCCGGCGAGTCGTTCCTGCTCGAGGGGCGGCGCTTCAAGATCGTCCGCGGGATGGGATCGCTGGGCGCCATGAGCGAGGGTTCGGCGGACCGGTACTTCCAGGACTCGTCGGCGGACGCGCGCAAGTTCGTGCCCGAAGGCATTGAGGGACGCGTGCCGTACAAGGGTCCCGCGGCGGATACCATCTACCAGCTGGTGGGCGGGCTGCGCAGCGGCATGGGCTATCTGGGCTGCCCGGACATCGAGACGCTGCGCTCCGAGCCGCGCTTCATGCGCATCACAGGCGCGGGGCTGCGCGAGAGCCATCCGCATGACGTGACGATTACGCGCGAGGCGCCGAACTACCATTCGTAG
- a CDS encoding enoyl-ACP reductase FabI, with protein sequence MSENAPLAGLLAGKKGLVLGVANQNSIAWACAQALHGAGMELAFTYQGEVMRDRVLKTISSLGDVPVFDLDVRNEDQIEALVAQLSERWGRLDFLLHSLAYAPKAAMANSFLETTREDFLAAQEISAYSLVGVSRAFAPMMVEGGSIVTMTYYGSQKAVPGYNVMGVAKAALEASVRYLAVDLGQRGIRVNAVSAGAINTLAARGVAHFRDLMKITAERSPLKRTVEPSEVGNTALFLASDLSTGITGETMYVDAGFNITAG encoded by the coding sequence ATGTCTGAAAACGCGCCGCTCGCCGGCCTGCTCGCCGGAAAGAAGGGCCTCGTCCTTGGCGTCGCCAACCAGAACTCCATTGCGTGGGCCTGTGCGCAGGCGCTGCACGGCGCGGGGATGGAACTGGCGTTCACCTATCAGGGCGAGGTGATGCGCGACCGTGTGCTCAAGACGATCTCGTCGCTGGGCGACGTGCCGGTCTTTGACCTGGACGTGCGCAACGAGGACCAGATCGAGGCGCTTGTCGCGCAGTTGAGCGAGCGCTGGGGGCGGCTGGATTTTCTGCTGCACTCGCTGGCGTACGCGCCCAAGGCGGCGATGGCCAACTCGTTCCTGGAGACCACGCGCGAGGACTTTCTGGCCGCGCAGGAGATCAGCGCGTACTCGCTGGTGGGGGTGTCGCGCGCCTTTGCGCCCATGATGGTGGAGGGCGGCAGCATCGTGACCATGACGTACTACGGGTCGCAGAAGGCGGTGCCCGGGTACAACGTGATGGGCGTGGCCAAGGCGGCGCTGGAGGCTTCGGTGCGCTACCTGGCGGTGGACCTGGGGCAGCGCGGAATCCGCGTGAACGCGGTGTCGGCGGGGGCCATCAACACGCTGGCGGCGCGCGGCGTGGCGCACTTCCGCGACCTGATGAAGATCACCGCCGAGCGCTCGCCGCTGAAGCGCACGGTGGAGCCGTCGGAAGTCGGCAACACCGCGCTGTTTCTGGCCTCGGACCTGTCGACGGGGATTACTGGCGAGACGATGTACGTGGACGCGGGGTTCAACATCACGGCGGGGTGA
- a CDS encoding NADPH-dependent FMN reductase, with protein MGIAGSLREGSLNRALLAAAVELAPGGMTIVPYEGLADIPMYNGDIDTDELRPASVVDLKRRIAEADALLILSPEYNYSIPGVLKNAIDWASRPGYKSVLGGKPAAIGGASGGGIGTARMQVHLREVLYATLVRVMPHPGLLVGVAQTKFADGKLTDESTRQFLTTFLADFQKYAAGQQG; from the coding sequence ATGGGAATCGCGGGGAGCCTGCGAGAGGGTTCGCTCAACCGCGCGCTGCTGGCCGCGGCGGTGGAGCTTGCGCCGGGGGGAATGACGATCGTGCCGTACGAGGGCCTGGCGGACATTCCGATGTACAACGGCGACATCGATACGGATGAACTGCGTCCGGCCTCCGTGGTCGATCTCAAGCGCCGGATCGCGGAAGCGGATGCGCTGCTCATCCTCTCGCCGGAATACAATTACAGCATCCCGGGCGTGCTCAAGAACGCCATCGACTGGGCTTCGCGGCCGGGCTACAAGTCGGTTCTGGGCGGAAAGCCCGCGGCGATCGGCGGGGCGTCCGGCGGCGGCATCGGTACGGCTCGGATGCAGGTGCACCTGCGCGAGGTGCTGTACGCCACGCTCGTCCGCGTGATGCCGCACCCGGGCCTGCTCGTCGGTGTCGCGCAGACCAAGTTCGCCGACGGCAAGCTGACGGACGAGTCCACGCGCCAGTTCCTCACCACCTTTTTGGCCGACTTTCAGAAGTACGCCGCCGGGCAGCAGGGCTGA
- the sugE gene encoding quaternary ammonium compound efflux SMR transporter SugE, which yields MAWGILLLAGVLEVGWAIGLKYTEGFTRPWPTAGTAAALVASMALLGVALRTLPLGTAYAVWTGIGTVGTAILGIVLFDEPASALRLVCVAMIVCGIVGLKLASPA from the coding sequence ATGGCGTGGGGCATTTTGCTGCTCGCGGGCGTGCTGGAAGTAGGCTGGGCCATCGGCCTCAAGTACACCGAGGGATTCACCCGCCCCTGGCCCACGGCGGGAACGGCGGCCGCGCTCGTCGCCAGCATGGCGCTGCTGGGCGTGGCGCTGCGAACCCTGCCGCTGGGCACCGCGTACGCCGTGTGGACGGGGATCGGTACCGTCGGCACGGCCATCCTCGGCATCGTTCTTTTCGACGAACCTGCGAGCGCCCTCCGGCTCGTGTGCGTGGCGATGATCGTCTGCGGGATCGTCGGGCTGAAGCTCGCTTCGCCCGCGTAG
- the mug gene encoding G/U mismatch-specific DNA glycosylase, protein MPTRRPTKEEIAAAENTLVPDIIAPGLKVLFCGINPGLYTAAVGHHFARPGNRFWKALHEGGFTSRILDPSEEDELLRAGCGITNIVDRASTAAAELAPAELAAGGRALDEKVRRYAPRYLAVLGLGAYRTAFARPKAPLGRQEETVGGRPVWVLPNPSGLNASYRPADFARLFRQLHDAAEAEF, encoded by the coding sequence ATGCCGACGCGTAGACCGACAAAGGAAGAGATCGCCGCCGCGGAGAACACGCTGGTGCCGGACATCATCGCGCCGGGGCTGAAGGTGCTGTTCTGCGGCATCAACCCGGGGCTGTACACGGCGGCGGTGGGGCACCACTTCGCGCGGCCGGGCAACCGCTTCTGGAAGGCGCTGCACGAAGGCGGCTTCACGTCGCGCATCCTGGACCCGTCGGAGGAAGACGAGCTTCTGCGCGCCGGGTGCGGCATCACCAACATCGTGGACCGCGCGAGCACGGCGGCCGCGGAGCTCGCCCCCGCCGAACTCGCGGCTGGCGGGCGCGCGCTGGACGAAAAGGTGAGGCGGTACGCTCCGCGGTACCTGGCCGTGCTGGGCCTGGGCGCGTACCGCACCGCGTTCGCGCGACCCAAGGCGCCGCTCGGTCGGCAGGAGGAGACTGTCGGCGGCCGCCCGGTGTGGGTGCTGCCCAACCCGTCCGGCCTGAACGCCAGCTACCGCCCCGCCGACTTCGCCCGCCTCTTTCGCCAACTCCACGATGCGGCCGAAGCGGAGTTCTGA
- a CDS encoding sugar O-acetyltransferase produces the protein MKSERQKMLHGELYDPMDAELLAGRERARDLCQDLNATREGDVDERRRILKEMFGAGGDTVWMQPPFYCDYGTNIELGERVFFNFNCVVLDVCSVRIGDFTLFGPGVQILTPVHPMNAELRRREEYGKPIEIGSDVWVGGGALILPGVKIGSRSVIGAGSVVTRDIPEGVFAAGNPCRVIREITE, from the coding sequence ATGAAGAGCGAACGTCAGAAGATGCTGCATGGCGAGCTGTACGATCCCATGGACGCCGAGCTGCTCGCGGGACGGGAGCGCGCGCGTGACCTGTGCCAGGATCTGAACGCCACGCGCGAAGGAGACGTCGACGAGCGCCGCCGCATTCTCAAGGAAATGTTTGGCGCGGGAGGAGATACGGTGTGGATGCAGCCCCCGTTCTACTGCGACTACGGGACGAACATCGAATTGGGCGAGCGGGTGTTCTTCAACTTCAACTGCGTCGTGCTGGATGTCTGTTCCGTGCGAATCGGCGACTTCACGCTCTTTGGCCCGGGCGTGCAGATCCTGACGCCCGTGCACCCGATGAATGCCGAACTGCGGCGGCGGGAAGAGTATGGAAAGCCGATCGAAATCGGCTCGGACGTGTGGGTGGGCGGCGGCGCGCTGATCCTGCCGGGCGTAAAGATCGGGTCGCGCTCGGTGATCGGCGCCGGCAGCGTGGTGACGCGCGACATTCCAGAGGGCGTGTTCGCCGCGGGCAACCCGTGCCGCGTCATCCGCGAAATCACCGAGTAG
- a CDS encoding CDC48 family AAA ATPase: MPDQPEEQQDKQKSDIRVQVAGAKGPDVGKGVARLGRQTFERLGLSEGEVVEIVGKRTTAALALPPYPEDEESDLIRLDGLQRANADAGIGDHVQLRRAEMRAARKITIAPAQPNMRLMGSGDALRRTLFQRPVVTGDVISTSVYRRGGTRATDPNPLPEDILRTLLQQTTFGLQEVRLRVVNTNPRGVVQVVQETEIELLPEYEEATERRSADVTYEDIGGQGNTVEQVREMIELPLKHPELFQRLGIDPPKGVLLHGPPGTGKTLIARAVANEADAQFFHIAGPEIMGRFHGESEQRLRDVFQQAAEQAPSIVFIDEIDSIAPKREEATGEVERRIVAQLLTLMDGLEPRQNVVVIGATNRPNALDEALRRPGRFDREIVIGVPDTTGRREILGIHTRGMPLDDDVDLDEIARVTYGFVGADLSALAREAAIETLRRHLPSIDLDRDEIPPEVLELLIVCRQDFLSAQKRVQPSAVREIMIQVPDVGWSDIGGLEDAQRLLREGVELPLKHPDAFRRLGIRPAKGFLLYGPPGTGKTLIAKAVARESEANFIAAKSSDLLSKWYGESEQQVSRLFARARQVAPTVIFIDEIDSLAPQRGGGMMGEPAVTERVVNTILAEMDGLEELNGIVVIGATNRPMLLDPALTRPGRFDEMVYIPVPERSGRLRILEIHTKDMPLADDVDLDVMAAQTHGYTGADLEDLVRRAGLQALRENLDIAQVPMRFFEAALKETRASVTPEVEKEYEEIAEQLKRESPRGPKRIGFMSPAELEAFAQR, translated from the coding sequence ATGCCGGATCAGCCGGAAGAGCAGCAGGACAAGCAGAAGAGCGACATCCGCGTTCAGGTCGCGGGGGCCAAGGGCCCCGACGTGGGCAAGGGCGTCGCGCGGCTGGGGCGGCAGACCTTCGAGCGCCTGGGCCTGAGCGAGGGCGAGGTGGTGGAGATCGTGGGCAAGCGCACGACGGCCGCGCTCGCCCTTCCGCCCTATCCGGAAGACGAAGAATCAGACCTGATCCGCCTGGATGGCCTGCAGCGCGCCAACGCCGACGCCGGCATCGGCGACCACGTGCAGTTGCGCCGCGCGGAGATGCGGGCGGCGCGAAAGATCACCATCGCCCCCGCGCAGCCCAACATGCGGCTCATGGGCTCCGGCGACGCGCTCCGCCGCACCCTCTTTCAGCGCCCGGTGGTGACGGGAGACGTGATCAGCACCTCCGTCTACCGCCGCGGCGGGACGCGGGCTACTGATCCCAATCCGCTCCCCGAAGACATCCTGCGCACGTTGCTGCAGCAGACCACTTTCGGACTGCAGGAGGTTCGGCTGCGCGTGGTGAACACCAACCCGCGCGGCGTCGTGCAGGTGGTGCAGGAAACGGAGATCGAGCTGCTTCCGGAGTACGAGGAAGCCACCGAGCGCCGCAGCGCCGACGTCACGTATGAGGACATCGGCGGCCAGGGCAACACGGTGGAGCAGGTGCGGGAGATGATCGAACTCCCCCTCAAGCACCCGGAGCTGTTCCAGCGGCTGGGGATCGATCCGCCCAAGGGCGTGCTGCTGCACGGGCCTCCGGGCACCGGCAAGACGCTGATCGCGCGCGCGGTGGCCAACGAGGCGGACGCGCAGTTCTTTCACATCGCCGGACCCGAGATCATGGGCCGCTTTCACGGCGAGAGCGAGCAGCGGCTGCGCGACGTATTCCAGCAGGCGGCGGAGCAGGCGCCGTCCATCGTCTTCATCGACGAAATCGACAGCATCGCACCCAAGCGGGAGGAAGCGACGGGCGAGGTGGAGCGCCGCATCGTCGCGCAGTTGCTGACGCTGATGGACGGGCTGGAGCCGCGGCAGAACGTGGTCGTCATCGGCGCGACCAATCGCCCCAACGCGCTGGACGAGGCGCTGCGGCGGCCGGGGCGATTCGACCGCGAGATCGTGATCGGCGTGCCGGACACGACGGGGCGGCGCGAGATTCTGGGCATCCACACGCGCGGCATGCCGCTGGACGACGACGTGGATCTGGATGAAATCGCGCGCGTCACCTACGGCTTCGTGGGCGCGGACCTGTCCGCGCTGGCGCGCGAGGCGGCGATCGAGACGCTGCGGCGGCATCTGCCCAGCATCGACCTGGACCGCGACGAGATTCCGCCCGAGGTGCTGGAACTGCTGATCGTCTGCCGGCAGGACTTTCTGAGCGCGCAGAAGCGCGTGCAGCCGTCCGCCGTGCGCGAGATCATGATCCAGGTGCCGGACGTGGGGTGGAGCGACATCGGCGGGCTGGAGGATGCGCAGCGGCTGCTTCGCGAAGGCGTGGAGCTTCCGCTCAAGCACCCGGACGCCTTCCGCCGCCTGGGCATCCGCCCGGCGAAGGGCTTCCTTCTGTACGGCCCGCCGGGGACGGGCAAGACGCTGATCGCCAAGGCGGTGGCGCGCGAGTCGGAGGCCAACTTCATCGCGGCCAAGTCGTCGGACCTGCTCAGCAAGTGGTATGGCGAAAGCGAGCAGCAGGTGTCGCGGCTGTTTGCGCGCGCGCGGCAGGTGGCGCCAACGGTGATCTTCATCGACGAGATCGACTCGCTGGCACCGCAGCGGGGCGGCGGAATGATGGGCGAGCCCGCCGTCACCGAGCGCGTGGTGAATACGATCCTCGCGGAAATGGATGGGCTGGAGGAGCTGAACGGCATCGTCGTCATTGGCGCCACCAATCGCCCGATGCTGCTGGATCCCGCGCTGACGCGGCCGGGGCGGTTCGACGAGATGGTGTACATCCCGGTTCCGGAGCGCTCGGGCCGGCTGCGGATCCTGGAGATTCACACCAAGGACATGCCGCTGGCGGACGACGTGGATCTGGACGTCATGGCGGCGCAGACGCACGGCTACACCGGCGCGGATCTGGAGGATCTGGTGCGGCGCGCCGGCCTGCAGGCGCTGCGCGAGAACCTGGACATCGCGCAGGTGCCGATGCGGTTCTTTGAGGCGGCGCTCAAGGAGACGCGCGCGTCGGTAACGCCGGAGGTGGAAAAGGAGTACGAGGAAATCGCCGAGCAGTTGAAGCGCGAAAGCCCGCGCGGGCCCAAGCGCATCGGCTTCATGAGCCCGGCGGAACTGGAAGCGTTCGCCCAGCGCTGA
- a CDS encoding valine--tRNA ligase, whose product MAEPLPPQYNPHEHEDALYRWWEEQGFFQADASSGRDPYVIVIPPPNVTAVLHMGHGLNNTIQDVLIRWRRMQGREALWVPGTDHAGIATQNVVERLIAKEGHTRYDLGREAFVERVWEFVGETGGVILNQLRAIGASADWSRTRFTLDESLSTAVREVFVSLHEKGLIYRGYRIINWCPRCLTALSDEEAEPTETQGRMWHLRYPVADGAGIPGLPRLPDGRPYLTIATTRPETMLGDTGVAVHPGDERYAALVGRELDLPLTGRRIPVVADDYVDPEFGSGAVKLTPAHDPNDFDVAQRTGVATLNVMTPEATITDDAPEPFRGMDRFEARRAVVQAFEELGLLEKVEEHTHAVPHCYRCDTVVEPRLSEQWFVQMKPLAEPALQAWQDGRVRFHPERFGKTYERWMTNIRDWCISRQLWWGHRIPVWYCQAERCGETIVARQDPTSCPKCGGAALEQDPDVLDTWFSSWLWPFSTMGWPEETDDLRKFYPGDSLVTAPEILFFWVARMIMSGLEFRGDVPFTDVYFNGTVRDHLGRKMSKSLGNGIDPLVVKERFGADALRYTVVSGSGAGTDQMLNYENLEEAFGPGRNFANKLWNAGRFALMTLGDDARISVDEVTADLEPMDRWILSRMTRAIRDVTDALEKFRIQEAATRGYEFFWSELADWYLELVKPRLRGDMGDASKRAAQATLAQALDGALRILHPVVPFITETVWQKLPKPADEAPALIVAAWPVARPEWEDDAAERAIEELQSVIGAVRNLRSEYGIAPATRVPLRVPGVSDEVRGILESSRRALRDLCRVEEIEFGGAEGEVGASAVLRSGTELFVPLAGVIDLDRERARLREEITRIDGQMAGTEKKLSNESFVARAPENVVNYEREKLASFRDQRGKLAEKLAALEGAA is encoded by the coding sequence ATGGCCGAGCCGCTGCCGCCGCAGTACAACCCGCACGAACACGAAGACGCCCTGTACCGCTGGTGGGAGGAACAGGGCTTCTTTCAGGCCGACGCGTCTTCGGGCCGCGACCCGTACGTCATCGTCATTCCGCCGCCCAACGTGACGGCCGTGCTGCACATGGGGCACGGGCTGAACAACACCATCCAGGACGTGCTGATCCGCTGGCGGCGCATGCAGGGCCGCGAGGCGCTCTGGGTTCCCGGCACCGACCACGCCGGCATCGCCACGCAGAACGTCGTGGAGCGGCTGATCGCCAAGGAAGGGCACACGCGCTACGACCTGGGCCGCGAAGCCTTCGTGGAGCGCGTCTGGGAGTTCGTGGGCGAAACCGGCGGCGTGATCCTGAACCAGCTGCGCGCCATCGGCGCGTCGGCGGACTGGTCGCGCACCCGCTTTACGCTGGACGAAAGCCTGTCCACGGCCGTCCGCGAAGTGTTCGTGAGCCTGCATGAAAAGGGGCTCATCTACCGCGGCTACCGCATCATCAACTGGTGCCCGCGCTGCCTGACCGCGCTCTCGGACGAGGAAGCCGAGCCGACGGAAACGCAGGGCAGGATGTGGCACCTGCGCTACCCCGTGGCAGACGGCGCCGGCATCCCCGGCCTTCCGCGCCTTCCCGACGGCCGCCCGTATCTGACCATCGCCACCACGCGTCCGGAAACGATGCTGGGCGACACCGGCGTCGCCGTCCATCCGGGGGACGAGCGATACGCCGCCCTCGTCGGCCGCGAGCTGGACCTGCCGCTCACCGGCCGCCGCATTCCGGTGGTCGCGGACGACTACGTCGATCCCGAGTTCGGCTCCGGCGCGGTGAAGCTGACTCCGGCGCACGATCCCAACGACTTCGACGTGGCGCAGCGCACGGGCGTGGCCACGCTGAACGTGATGACGCCCGAGGCGACCATCACCGACGACGCGCCCGAGCCGTTCCGCGGCATGGACCGCTTCGAGGCGCGCCGCGCGGTCGTCCAGGCGTTCGAGGAGCTGGGGCTGCTGGAAAAGGTGGAGGAGCACACCCACGCCGTGCCGCACTGCTACCGCTGCGACACCGTGGTGGAACCGCGGCTGAGCGAGCAGTGGTTCGTGCAGATGAAGCCGCTGGCCGAGCCGGCGCTGCAGGCGTGGCAGGACGGCCGCGTGCGCTTTCATCCCGAGCGCTTCGGCAAGACGTACGAGCGCTGGATGACCAACATCCGCGACTGGTGCATCAGCCGCCAGCTGTGGTGGGGCCACCGCATTCCCGTCTGGTACTGCCAGGCGGAAAGATGCGGCGAGACGATCGTCGCCCGGCAGGATCCGACGAGTTGTCCGAAGTGCGGCGGCGCGGCGCTGGAGCAGGACCCGGACGTACTGGACACCTGGTTCTCGTCCTGGCTGTGGCCCTTCAGCACCATGGGCTGGCCGGAAGAGACGGACGACCTGCGGAAGTTCTATCCCGGCGATTCGCTGGTGACCGCGCCGGAGATCCTGTTCTTCTGGGTGGCGCGGATGATCATGTCCGGCCTGGAGTTCCGCGGCGACGTGCCGTTCACCGACGTGTACTTCAACGGCACCGTGCGAGACCATCTCGGGCGGAAAATGTCCAAGTCGCTGGGCAACGGCATCGACCCGCTCGTCGTCAAGGAGCGCTTCGGCGCCGACGCGCTGCGCTACACCGTGGTCAGCGGCAGCGGCGCGGGGACGGACCAGATGCTCAACTACGAGAATCTGGAAGAAGCGTTCGGCCCGGGCCGCAACTTCGCCAACAAGCTGTGGAACGCCGGCCGCTTCGCCCTGATGACGCTGGGCGACGACGCGCGGATTTCGGTCGACGAGGTGACGGCGGACCTGGAGCCGATGGACCGCTGGATCCTGTCGCGGATGACGCGGGCGATCCGCGACGTGACGGACGCGCTGGAGAAGTTCCGCATTCAGGAAGCCGCCACGCGCGGGTACGAGTTCTTCTGGAGCGAACTGGCGGACTGGTACCTGGAACTGGTGAAGCCCCGCCTGCGCGGCGACATGGGCGATGCGTCCAAGCGCGCGGCCCAGGCCACGCTGGCGCAGGCGCTGGACGGCGCGCTCCGCATCCTGCACCCGGTCGTTCCGTTCATCACCGAAACGGTGTGGCAGAAGCTGCCCAAGCCGGCGGACGAGGCTCCGGCGCTGATCGTGGCGGCCTGGCCCGTCGCCCGCCCGGAGTGGGAAGACGACGCGGCGGAGCGGGCGATCGAGGAATTGCAGTCGGTGATCGGCGCCGTGCGCAACCTGCGTTCGGAGTACGGCATCGCTCCGGCCACCCGCGTTCCGCTGCGCGTTCCCGGCGTGTCCGACGAGGTGCGCGGAATCCTGGAAAGCAGCCGCCGCGCCCTGCGCGACCTGTGCCGGGTGGAAGAGATCGAGTTCGGCGGCGCGGAGGGCGAAGTGGGCGCCAGTGCCGTGCTGCGCTCGGGGACGGAGCTGTTCGTTCCCCTGGCCGGCGTCATTGACCTGGACCGCGAGCGCGCCCGCCTGCGCGAGGAGATCACGCGGATTGACGGACAGATGGCGGGAACGGAAAAGAAGCTGTCCAACGAGTCGTTCGTGGCGCGCGCCCCGGAAAACGTGGTGAACTACGAGCGCGAAAAGCTGGCCTCCTTCCGCGACCAGCGCGGGAAGCTGGCGGAAAAGCTGGCCGCGCTGGAAGGCGCCGCGTGA